A single window of Nicotiana tomentosiformis chromosome 1, ASM39032v3, whole genome shotgun sequence DNA harbors:
- the LOC104114698 gene encoding DNA-directed RNA polymerase V subunit 1 isoform X5, which yields MEESSSSKVADGTIRGITFGLATPQEICKSSISDCPITHPSLLLNPFLGLPLEAGRCESCGTAEPGQCEGHFGYIELPIPIYHPDHVSELKKMLSLLCLKCLKMQNRKVQVKHVGVLERMLSSCCEDVVQISINEGKTSDGASYLELKVPKNAANLPDWNFLEKYGYRYGDGYSRPMLPSEVLTILRRIHEDSRKKLSAKGYFPQDGYILQYLPVPPNCLSVPDISDGNNIMSSDHSITMLRKVLRQIDIIKSSRSGIPNFEAHEVEANDLQASVVQYLQFRGTGKASRDVDKRFGTNKEAADTTTKAWLEKMKTLFIRKGSGFSSRSVITGDPYKGVGEIGLPCEIAQKITFEERVSQHNMAYLQKLVDEKLCLTYKDGSSTYSLREGSKGHTFLRPGQIVHRRIMDGDTVFVNRPPTTHKHSLQALSVYVHDDHTVKINPLICGPLSADFDGDCIHLFYPQSLAAKAEVVELFSVGKQLLSSHTGNFNLQLATDSLLSLKLMFSKYFFDREAAQQLAMFLQMALPDPALVDVRKSGTMWTALQILGTALPDGLDSCGETHTIGKSQFLGIEYNKDLLSSILNDVITSIYFMKGPNDVLKFFNSLQPLLMENLCTEGFSVSLRDFYTSKAVRDGIQERVQCMSKLLHHLRSSYNESVEVQLEHHLRNEKLPVIDFVHKSSGIGVLIDSKSESALNKVVQQIGFLGMQISDRGKFYSKTLVNDMARLFQKKYPSAGSNPSEEFGLVGSCLFYGLDPYQEMIHSISSREVIVRSTRGLTEPGTLFKNLMAILRDVLICYDGTVRNVSSNSIIQFEYGASGGSNFPSEFGAGDPVGVLAATAMSNPAYKAVLDSSPSSNSSWEMMKEILLCGVSFKNDVSDRRVILYLNDCGCRRGCCREKAAYLVKNHLSKVCLKDAADEFLIEYGGQQAGYENSETGTGLIGHITLNQGQLENLGISVLEVLERCQENISSFQRRKKIGNLFKRIVLSVSEFCSFCYNSGSKCLNTPCLRFSWPDASDDHLERVSHILADMICPILLDTVIKGDPRVSSANIVWISPDTMTWIRNPSKSQSGELALDIVLEKEAVKQRGDAWRILMDSCLPFIHLIDTRRSIPYAIKQVQELIGISCAFEQAVKRLSTSVTMVTKGVLKDHLVLLANSMTCAGNLIGFNAGGIKALSRALNVQIPFTEATLFTPRKCFERAAEKCHVDSLSSIVASCSWGKHVAVGTGSPFEVLWNTKNVELNIPDAHDVYSFLHLVRSSSAQEVEGTSCLGAEVEELEVEDEDMGLYLSPDRDSGSDKPTFEDRAEFDNGIENENLDEGKLSGSAWEKASSENVKSGGSWDMAKTQNGAEKAVNQSDSWSSWGRKVDEAENNPRQSGNGEQLESWSAWGGKAKEVDSNPQQSGNTAQSGSWSAWGKKVDEAGNSPRQSGNEEQSGSLSSWGKKVEKDGGSWGKRVEETENHNHQSGKDEKSGSLSSWGKKVEIDGGSSWGKKVEIDGGSSWGKKVEKDGVSSWGKKVEKDGGSWGKKVEQAEIHSQQSGKEEKSESLSSWGKQVEKDGGSSWGKQVEKGGSWGKKVEKDGGSSWGEKVEAENTPRPSGKGEQSGSWSSWGKQVKEDGGASWGEKVEKDGGSSWGKKVDEPEDKPHQSGNGEQPGSWSSWGKKVEKDGGSWDGPKQSNSESSWGKTTKGGGFGSAAAEGNRRVDQLVNGWSSNISGDEQLNEPTRDDATKVGGWNSSTVGGWNSQKVGVEESDKQPQWGQRRRNTRGDFRDNSRGWGSSSGGEWKGNRPARSADDSNRGGNFTATRQRMDIFTAEEQDILSNVDPIMLNIRRIMHQTGYNDGDPLSADDQSYIIDTVLNYHPDKAVKMGAGLDYITVSKHTEFQDSRCFYVVSTDGAKQDFSTRKCLENFIRSKYPDKAETFNGKYFKKPQPRSTRNASPSPSPSVG from the exons GATGTCGTACAAATCTCAATAAATGAGGGTAAAACCTCAGATGGTGCTTCCTATTTGGAACTGAAAGTTCCAAAAAATGCTGCAAATCTTCCAGACTGGAACTTCTTGGAAAAATATGGCTACCGCTATGGTGACGGTTATTCTCGACCTATGCTTCCTTCTGAG GTTCTTACAATTCTGAGAAGAATTCATGAAGATTCTAGGAAAAAGCTGTCAGCAAAAGGCTATTTCCCACAGGATGGATACATCCTGCAATACTTACCAGTACCTCCTAACTGTTTGTCTGTGCCTGATATATCTGATGGGAATAATATCATGTCTTCG GATCATTCTATAACAATGCTCAGGAAGGTACTGAGGCAGATTGACATAATTAAAAGTTCAAGATCTGGTATACCTAATTTTGAGGCTCATGAAGTTGAAGCCAATGATTTACAAGCATCAGTTGTCCAGTATCTCCAGTTTAGGGGGACAGGCAAG GCATCTCGTGACGTTGATAAACGTTTTGGAACAAACAAGGAAGCAGCTGATACCACCACTAAAGCCTGGTTGGAGAAGATGAAGACCTTGTTTATCAGGAAGGGGTCTGGTTTCTCGTCTCGAAGTGTCATAACTGGTGACCCATATAAAGGGGTGGGTGAGATTGGCTTGCCATGTGAAATTGCTCAGAAAATTACTTTTGAGGAGAGAGTAAGTCAGCACAATATGGCATACTTACAGAAATTGGTGGATGAAAAGCTTTGTTTAACCTATAAAGACGGGTCAAGTACTTACTCTTTGAGAGAAGGGTCAAAGGGGCACACATTTCTACGACCTGGACAAATAGTGCACAGGAGGATAATGGATGGTGATACCGTTTTCGTTAATAGGCCACCCACAACACACAAGCACTCCCTCCAAGCCTTATCAGTGTATGTCCATGATGATCACACTGTAAAGATCAACCCCCTCATATGTGGTCCCCTTAGTGCTGATTTTGATGGGGACTGCATTCATTTGTTTTACCCTCAGTCCCTTGCTGCCAAAGCAGAGGTTGTGGAGCTCTTCTCTGTAGGGAAACAGTTACTGAGTTCACACACTGGTAACTTCAATTTGCAGCTTGCCACTGACTCATTGCTGTCATTGAAGTTAATGTTCTCAAAGTATTTCTTCGATAGAGAAGCTGCCCAACAGTTAGCAATGTTTCTTCAGATGGCCTTACCTGATCCTGCACTAGTAGATGTTCGTAAATCAGGTACCATGTGGACTGCCTTACAGATCTTGGGGACTGCCTTACCTGATGGCCTTGATAGTTGTGGGGAGACGCATACAATTGGGAAAAGTCAGTTCTTGGGGATTGAGTACAACAAGGACTTGCTTTCATCCATTCTGAATGATGTTATCACATCTATCTATTTTATGAAGGGGCCAAATGATGTGCTGAAGTTTTTCAATTCTTTACAACCTCTATTAATGGAGAATCTGTGCACAGAAGGTTTTAGTGTTAGTCTCCGAGATTTTTACACGTCAAAGGCTGTTAGGGATGGTATCCAGGAAAGAGTTCAGTGCATGTCCAAGTTGTTGCATCACTTGCGGTCATCCTATAATGAGTCTGTGGAAGTACAATTAGAACATCACTTGCGTAATGAGAAACTTCCAGTTATTGACTTTGTGCACAAGTCATCTGGCATTGGTGTTCTAATTGATTCCAAGAGTGAATCTGCCCTTAATAAGGTGGTTCAACAAATTGGGTTTTTAGGCATGCAAATATCCGACAGAggaaaattttactcaaaaacaTTGGTAAATGACATGGCTCGACTGTTTCAGAAGAAGTATCCTTCTGCTGGTAGTAACCCTTCGGAGGAATTTGGGTTGGTTGGAAGCTGTCTGTTCTACGGGTTAGACCCTTATCAGGAGATGATTCATTCGATCTCTAGTAGAGAAGTGATTGTCCGCTCAACAAGGGGATTGACTGAACCTGGGACTTTGTTCAAAAACTTGATGGCCATCCTCCGTGATGTGCTAATTTGCTATGATGGGACTGTTCGGAATGTCTCCAGCAATTCCATTATTCAATTTGAGTATGGGGCTAGTGGTGGGTCAAATTTCCCAAGTGAATTTGGTGCTGGTGATCCTGTTGGAGTGTTGGCTGCAACTGCTATGTCCAATCCTGCATACAAAGCAGTTCTTGATTCCTCTCCGAGCAGCAATTCCTCCTGGGAGATGATGAAG GAGATACTGCTTTGTGGAGTGAGCTTCAAGAATGATGTTTCTGACCGTCGGGTAATCCTTTATCTGAATGATTGTGGGTGCCGTAGAGGGTGCTGCAGAGAAAAAGCAGCGTACCTCGTCAAGAATCATTTGAGTAAAGTATGTCTTAAGGATGCTGCTGATGAGTTCTTGATAGA ATATGGAGGGCAACAAGCAGGATATGAGAATTCTGAAACAGGGACTGGCCTCATTGGTCATATTACTCTCAACCAG GGACAGCtggaaaatctgggaatcagtgTTCTTGAGGTTCTTGAAAGATGCCAAGAAAATATCAGTTCATTCCAGAGGAGAAAAAAGATTGGCAATCTTTTCAAGAGAATAGTTTTGTCAGTGAG TGAATTTTGTTCGTTTTGCTACAATTCTGGAAGCAAGTGTTTGAACACACCATGCTTGAGGTTCTCTTGGCCAGATGCGAGTGACGATCACTTAGAGAGGGTTTCTCACATTCTTGCTGATATGATATGCCCAATTCTGTTGGATACAGTTATCAAAG GTGATCCAAGGGTTTCAAGTGCAAATATAGTTTGGATTTCTCCTGACACAATGACTTGGATTAGGAACCCGTCCAAGAGTCAAAGTGGTGAATTAGCTCTGGATATTGTTCTCGAAAAAGAAGCTGTTAAGCAAAGAGGAGATGCTTGGAGGATTCTCATGGATTCCTGTCTTCCTTTCATCCATTTGATAGACACTAGGCGCTCCATCCCATATGCAATAAAGCAAGTCCAAGAACTGATTGGAATTTCTTGTGCCTTTGAGCAAGCTGTTAAG CGCCTATCAACGTCAGTTACAATGGTCACAAAGGGTGTTCTCAAAGACCACCTAGTTCTATTGGCTAATAGCATGACTTGCGCAGGAAATCTGATTGGTTTTAATGCTGGTGGAATAAAAGCATTGTCTCGAGCATTAAACGTGCAGATACCATTTACGGAAGCAACGTTATTT ACCCCAAGAAAATGCTTTGAGAGGGCTGCTGAAAAGTGCCATGTTGATTCTTTGTCAAGCATTGTGGCTTCTTGCTCCTGGGGAAAACATGTGGCAGTTGGTACAGGATCTCCATTTGAAGTTCTCTGGAACACAAAAAAT GTTGAATTGAATATACCGGATGCACATGATGTTTATAGCTTCCTGCACTTGGTGAGGAGCAGCTCTGCTCAAGAAGTAGAAGGTACCAGTTGTCTTGGTGCGGAAGTTGAAGAACTGGAGGTGGAAGACGAAGATATGGGATTATACTTGTCTCCCGATCGGGACTCTGGTTCAGATAAGCCCACTTTTGAAGATAGAGCTGAATTTGATAATGGTATAGAAAATGAAAACTTAGATGAAGGAAAGCTAAGTGGCTCTGCATGGGAGAAGGCATCATCTGAGAATGTCAAATCTGGTGGTAGCTGGGATATGGCTAAAACCCAAAATGGTGCTGAAAAGGCTGTCAATCAGTCAGATTCCTGGTCTTCTTGGGGCAGAAAGGTTGATGAAGCTGAGAATAATCCTCGTCAATCTGGGAACGGAGAGCAGCTAGAATCATGGTCTGCCTGGGGAGGAAAGGCTAAGGAAGTGGACAGTAATCCTCAGCAATCCGGGAATACAGCGCAGTCAGGGTCATGGTCAGCATGGGGGAAAAAGGTTGATGAAGCTGGGAATAGCCCTCGCCAGTCCGGGAATGAGGAGCAGTCAGGATCTTTGTCTTCCTGGGGGAAAAAAGTGGAAAAAGATGGTGGTTCGTGGGGTAAAAGGGTTGAGGAAACGGAAAATCATAATCACCAATCTGGGAAAGATGAGAAGTCAGGATCTTTGTCCTCATGGGGGAAAAAG GTGGAAATTGATGGTGGTTCGTCTTGGGGGAAAAAGGTGGAAATTGATGGGGGTTCTTCTTGGGGGAAAAAG GTGGAAAAAGATGGTGTTTCTTCTTGGGGGAAAAAGGTGGAAAAAGATGGTGGTTCCTGGGGTAAAAAGGTTGAGCAAGCGGAAATTCATAGTCAACAATCTGGGAAGGAAGAGAAGTCAGAATCTTTGTCCTCATGGGGGAAACAGGTTGAAAAAGATGGTGGTTCTTCTTGGGGGAAACAGGTTGAAAAAGGTGGTTCTTGGGGAAAAAAAGTGGAAAAAGATGGTGGTTCTTCTTGGGGAGAAAAGGTTGAAGCTGAGAATACCCCACGACCATCTGGGAAAGGAGAACAGTCAGGATCTTGGTCCTCATGGGGGAAACAGGTGAAAGAAGATGGTGGGGCTTCTTGGGGGGAAAAGGTGGAGAAAGATGGTGGGTCTTCTTGGGGGAAAAAGGTTGATGAACCCGAGGATAAGCCTCACCAGTCTGGGAATGGAGAGCAGCCAGGATCTTGGTCCTCATGGGGTAAAAAGGTGGAAAAAGATGGTGGTTCTTGGGACGGGCCTAAACAGTCAAATTCTGAGTCGTCTTGGGGAAAAACTACTAAAGGTGGTGGATTTGGTTCAGCGGCTGCTGAAGGCAATAGAAGGGTTGACCAGTTAGTTAATGGATGGAGCTCTAATATAAGCGGAGATGAACAGTTAAATGAACCAACTCGTGATGACGCTACAAAAGTTGGTGGTTGGAATTCTTCAACAGTTGGTGGTTGGAATTCTCAGAAGGTTGGTGTTGAAGAGAGTGATAAGCAACCTCAGTGGGGTCAGCGCAGACGTAATACAAGAGGagattttagggataattcacgAGGTTGGGGCTCTTCTAGTGGTGGAGAGTGGAAGGGCAACCGGCCTGCAAGATCAGCTGATGACTCCAATAGAGGTGGGAATTTTACAGCAACAAGGCAAAGGATGGATATATTCACAGCAGAGGAACAAGACATACTTTCAAATGTTGATCCTATTATGCTGAATATCAGAAGAATAATGCATCAGACAGG GTACAATGATGGTGACCCATTATCTGCTGATGACCAGTCATATATCATTGACACTGTTCTCAATTACCATCCGGATAAAGCTGTCAAGATGGGAGCTGGTCTTGATTATATCACG GTTAGCAAACATACCGAGTTCCAGGACAGTAGATGCTTCTACGTTGTTTCTACTGATGGTGCTAAGCAAGATTTCTCCACCCGGAAATGTCTGGAGAACTTCATCAGGTCAAAGTATCCTGATAAGGCTGAGACTTTCAATGGCAAGTATTTCAAAAAGCCTCAACCTCGCAGCACTAGAAATGCATCTCCATCTCCATCTCCATCAGTTGGTTGA
- the LOC104114698 gene encoding DNA-directed RNA polymerase V subunit 1 isoform X2, which translates to MEESSSSKVADGTIRGITFGLATPQEICKSSISDCPITHPSLLLNPFLGLPLEAGRCESCGTAEPGQCEGHFGYIELPIPIYHPDHVSELKKMLSLLCLKCLKMQNRKVQVKHVGVLERMLSSCCEDVVQISINEGKTSDGASYLELKVPKNAANLPDWNFLEKYGYRYGDGYSRPMLPSEVLTILRRIHEDSRKKLSAKGYFPQDGYILQYLPVPPNCLSVPDISDGNNIMSSDHSITMLRKVLRQIDIIKSSRSGIPNFEAHEVEANDLQASVVQYLQFRGTGKASRDVDKRFGTNKEAADTTTKAWLEKMKTLFIRKGSGFSSRSVITGDPYKGVGEIGLPCEIAQKITFEERVSQHNMAYLQKLVDEKLCLTYKDGSSTYSLREGSKGHTFLRPGQIVHRRIMDGDTVFVNRPPTTHKHSLQALSVYVHDDHTVKINPLICGPLSADFDGDCIHLFYPQSLAAKAEVVELFSVGKQLLSSHTGNFNLQLATDSLLSLKLMFSKYFFDREAAQQLAMFLQMALPDPALVDVRKSGTMWTALQILGTALPDGLDSCGETHTIGKSQFLGIEYNKDLLSSILNDVITSIYFMKGPNDVLKFFNSLQPLLMENLCTEGFSVSLRDFYTSKAVRDGIQERVQCMSKLLHHLRSSYNESVEVQLEHHLRNEKLPVIDFVHKSSGIGVLIDSKSESALNKVVQQIGFLGMQISDRGKFYSKTLVNDMARLFQKKYPSAGSNPSEEFGLVGSCLFYGLDPYQEMIHSISSREVIVRSTRGLTEPGTLFKNLMAILRDVLICYDGTVRNVSSNSIIQFEYGASGGSNFPSEFGAGDPVGVLAATAMSNPAYKAVLDSSPSSNSSWEMMKEILLCGVSFKNDVSDRRVILYLNDCGCRRGCCREKAAYLVKNHLSKVCLKDAADEFLIEYGGQQAGYENSETGTGLIGHITLNQGQLENLGISVLEVLERCQENISSFQRRKKIGNLFKRIVLSVSEFCSFCYNSGSKCLNTPCLRFSWPDASDDHLERVSHILADMICPILLDTVIKGDPRVSSANIVWISPDTMTWIRNPSKSQSGELALDIVLEKEAVKQRGDAWRILMDSCLPFIHLIDTRRSIPYAIKQVQELIGISCAFEQAVKRLSTSVTMVTKGVLKDHLVLLANSMTCAGNLIGFNAGGIKALSRALNVQIPFTEATLFTPRKCFERAAEKCHVDSLSSIVASCSWGKHVAVGTGSPFEVLWNTKNVELNIPDAHDVYSFLHLVRSSSAQEVEGTSCLGAEVEELEVEDEDMGLYLSPDRDSGSDKPTFEDRAEFDNGIENENLDEGKLSGSAWEKASSENVKSGGSWDMAKTQNGAEKAVNQSDSWSSWGRKVDEAENNPRQSGNGEQLESWSAWGGKAKEVDSNPQQSGNTAQSGSWSAWGKKVDEAGNSPRQSGNEEQSGSLSSWGKKVEKDGGSWGKRVEETENHNHQSGKDEKSGSLSSWGKKVEIDGGSSWGKKVEIDGGSSWGKKVEEAENHSHQSGKEEKSESLSSWGKKVEKDGVSSWGKKVEKDGGSWGKKVEQAEIHSQQSGKEEKSESLSSWGKQVEKDGGSSWGKQVEKGGSWGKKVEKDGGSSWGEKVEAENTPRPSGKGEQSGSWSSWGKQVKEDGGASWGEKVEKDGGSSWGKKVDEPEDKPHQSGNGEQPGSWSSWGKKVEKDGGSWDGPKQSNSESSWGKTTKGGGFGSAAAEGNRRVDQLVNGWSSNISGDEQLNEPTRDDATKVGGWNSSTVGGWNSQKVGVEESDKQPQWGQRRRNTRGDFRDNSRGWGSSSGGEWKGNRPARSADDSNRGGNFTATRQRMDIFTAEEQDILSNVDPIMLNIRRIMHQTGYNDGDPLSADDQSYIIDTVLNYHPDKAVKMGAGLDYITVSKHTEFQDSRCFYVVSTDGAKQDFSTRKCLENFIRSKYPDKAETFNGKYFKKPQPRSTRNASPSPSPSVG; encoded by the exons GATGTCGTACAAATCTCAATAAATGAGGGTAAAACCTCAGATGGTGCTTCCTATTTGGAACTGAAAGTTCCAAAAAATGCTGCAAATCTTCCAGACTGGAACTTCTTGGAAAAATATGGCTACCGCTATGGTGACGGTTATTCTCGACCTATGCTTCCTTCTGAG GTTCTTACAATTCTGAGAAGAATTCATGAAGATTCTAGGAAAAAGCTGTCAGCAAAAGGCTATTTCCCACAGGATGGATACATCCTGCAATACTTACCAGTACCTCCTAACTGTTTGTCTGTGCCTGATATATCTGATGGGAATAATATCATGTCTTCG GATCATTCTATAACAATGCTCAGGAAGGTACTGAGGCAGATTGACATAATTAAAAGTTCAAGATCTGGTATACCTAATTTTGAGGCTCATGAAGTTGAAGCCAATGATTTACAAGCATCAGTTGTCCAGTATCTCCAGTTTAGGGGGACAGGCAAG GCATCTCGTGACGTTGATAAACGTTTTGGAACAAACAAGGAAGCAGCTGATACCACCACTAAAGCCTGGTTGGAGAAGATGAAGACCTTGTTTATCAGGAAGGGGTCTGGTTTCTCGTCTCGAAGTGTCATAACTGGTGACCCATATAAAGGGGTGGGTGAGATTGGCTTGCCATGTGAAATTGCTCAGAAAATTACTTTTGAGGAGAGAGTAAGTCAGCACAATATGGCATACTTACAGAAATTGGTGGATGAAAAGCTTTGTTTAACCTATAAAGACGGGTCAAGTACTTACTCTTTGAGAGAAGGGTCAAAGGGGCACACATTTCTACGACCTGGACAAATAGTGCACAGGAGGATAATGGATGGTGATACCGTTTTCGTTAATAGGCCACCCACAACACACAAGCACTCCCTCCAAGCCTTATCAGTGTATGTCCATGATGATCACACTGTAAAGATCAACCCCCTCATATGTGGTCCCCTTAGTGCTGATTTTGATGGGGACTGCATTCATTTGTTTTACCCTCAGTCCCTTGCTGCCAAAGCAGAGGTTGTGGAGCTCTTCTCTGTAGGGAAACAGTTACTGAGTTCACACACTGGTAACTTCAATTTGCAGCTTGCCACTGACTCATTGCTGTCATTGAAGTTAATGTTCTCAAAGTATTTCTTCGATAGAGAAGCTGCCCAACAGTTAGCAATGTTTCTTCAGATGGCCTTACCTGATCCTGCACTAGTAGATGTTCGTAAATCAGGTACCATGTGGACTGCCTTACAGATCTTGGGGACTGCCTTACCTGATGGCCTTGATAGTTGTGGGGAGACGCATACAATTGGGAAAAGTCAGTTCTTGGGGATTGAGTACAACAAGGACTTGCTTTCATCCATTCTGAATGATGTTATCACATCTATCTATTTTATGAAGGGGCCAAATGATGTGCTGAAGTTTTTCAATTCTTTACAACCTCTATTAATGGAGAATCTGTGCACAGAAGGTTTTAGTGTTAGTCTCCGAGATTTTTACACGTCAAAGGCTGTTAGGGATGGTATCCAGGAAAGAGTTCAGTGCATGTCCAAGTTGTTGCATCACTTGCGGTCATCCTATAATGAGTCTGTGGAAGTACAATTAGAACATCACTTGCGTAATGAGAAACTTCCAGTTATTGACTTTGTGCACAAGTCATCTGGCATTGGTGTTCTAATTGATTCCAAGAGTGAATCTGCCCTTAATAAGGTGGTTCAACAAATTGGGTTTTTAGGCATGCAAATATCCGACAGAggaaaattttactcaaaaacaTTGGTAAATGACATGGCTCGACTGTTTCAGAAGAAGTATCCTTCTGCTGGTAGTAACCCTTCGGAGGAATTTGGGTTGGTTGGAAGCTGTCTGTTCTACGGGTTAGACCCTTATCAGGAGATGATTCATTCGATCTCTAGTAGAGAAGTGATTGTCCGCTCAACAAGGGGATTGACTGAACCTGGGACTTTGTTCAAAAACTTGATGGCCATCCTCCGTGATGTGCTAATTTGCTATGATGGGACTGTTCGGAATGTCTCCAGCAATTCCATTATTCAATTTGAGTATGGGGCTAGTGGTGGGTCAAATTTCCCAAGTGAATTTGGTGCTGGTGATCCTGTTGGAGTGTTGGCTGCAACTGCTATGTCCAATCCTGCATACAAAGCAGTTCTTGATTCCTCTCCGAGCAGCAATTCCTCCTGGGAGATGATGAAG GAGATACTGCTTTGTGGAGTGAGCTTCAAGAATGATGTTTCTGACCGTCGGGTAATCCTTTATCTGAATGATTGTGGGTGCCGTAGAGGGTGCTGCAGAGAAAAAGCAGCGTACCTCGTCAAGAATCATTTGAGTAAAGTATGTCTTAAGGATGCTGCTGATGAGTTCTTGATAGA ATATGGAGGGCAACAAGCAGGATATGAGAATTCTGAAACAGGGACTGGCCTCATTGGTCATATTACTCTCAACCAG GGACAGCtggaaaatctgggaatcagtgTTCTTGAGGTTCTTGAAAGATGCCAAGAAAATATCAGTTCATTCCAGAGGAGAAAAAAGATTGGCAATCTTTTCAAGAGAATAGTTTTGTCAGTGAG TGAATTTTGTTCGTTTTGCTACAATTCTGGAAGCAAGTGTTTGAACACACCATGCTTGAGGTTCTCTTGGCCAGATGCGAGTGACGATCACTTAGAGAGGGTTTCTCACATTCTTGCTGATATGATATGCCCAATTCTGTTGGATACAGTTATCAAAG GTGATCCAAGGGTTTCAAGTGCAAATATAGTTTGGATTTCTCCTGACACAATGACTTGGATTAGGAACCCGTCCAAGAGTCAAAGTGGTGAATTAGCTCTGGATATTGTTCTCGAAAAAGAAGCTGTTAAGCAAAGAGGAGATGCTTGGAGGATTCTCATGGATTCCTGTCTTCCTTTCATCCATTTGATAGACACTAGGCGCTCCATCCCATATGCAATAAAGCAAGTCCAAGAACTGATTGGAATTTCTTGTGCCTTTGAGCAAGCTGTTAAG CGCCTATCAACGTCAGTTACAATGGTCACAAAGGGTGTTCTCAAAGACCACCTAGTTCTATTGGCTAATAGCATGACTTGCGCAGGAAATCTGATTGGTTTTAATGCTGGTGGAATAAAAGCATTGTCTCGAGCATTAAACGTGCAGATACCATTTACGGAAGCAACGTTATTT ACCCCAAGAAAATGCTTTGAGAGGGCTGCTGAAAAGTGCCATGTTGATTCTTTGTCAAGCATTGTGGCTTCTTGCTCCTGGGGAAAACATGTGGCAGTTGGTACAGGATCTCCATTTGAAGTTCTCTGGAACACAAAAAAT GTTGAATTGAATATACCGGATGCACATGATGTTTATAGCTTCCTGCACTTGGTGAGGAGCAGCTCTGCTCAAGAAGTAGAAGGTACCAGTTGTCTTGGTGCGGAAGTTGAAGAACTGGAGGTGGAAGACGAAGATATGGGATTATACTTGTCTCCCGATCGGGACTCTGGTTCAGATAAGCCCACTTTTGAAGATAGAGCTGAATTTGATAATGGTATAGAAAATGAAAACTTAGATGAAGGAAAGCTAAGTGGCTCTGCATGGGAGAAGGCATCATCTGAGAATGTCAAATCTGGTGGTAGCTGGGATATGGCTAAAACCCAAAATGGTGCTGAAAAGGCTGTCAATCAGTCAGATTCCTGGTCTTCTTGGGGCAGAAAGGTTGATGAAGCTGAGAATAATCCTCGTCAATCTGGGAACGGAGAGCAGCTAGAATCATGGTCTGCCTGGGGAGGAAAGGCTAAGGAAGTGGACAGTAATCCTCAGCAATCCGGGAATACAGCGCAGTCAGGGTCATGGTCAGCATGGGGGAAAAAGGTTGATGAAGCTGGGAATAGCCCTCGCCAGTCCGGGAATGAGGAGCAGTCAGGATCTTTGTCTTCCTGGGGGAAAAAAGTGGAAAAAGATGGTGGTTCGTGGGGTAAAAGGGTTGAGGAAACGGAAAATCATAATCACCAATCTGGGAAAGATGAGAAGTCAGGATCTTTGTCCTCATGGGGGAAAAAG GTGGAAATTGATGGTGGTTCGTCTTGGGGGAAAAAGGTGGAAATTGATGGGGGTTCTTCTTGGGGGAAAAAGGTTGAGGAAGCAGAAAATCATAGCCACCAGTCTGGGAAGGAAGAGAAGTCAGAATCTTTGTCCTCATGGGGGAAAAAGGTGGAAAAAGATGGTGTTTCTTCTTGGGGGAAAAAGGTGGAAAAAGATGGTGGTTCCTGGGGTAAAAAGGTTGAGCAAGCGGAAATTCATAGTCAACAATCTGGGAAGGAAGAGAAGTCAGAATCTTTGTCCTCATGGGGGAAACAGGTTGAAAAAGATGGTGGTTCTTCTTGGGGGAAACAGGTTGAAAAAGGTGGTTCTTGGGGAAAAAAAGTGGAAAAAGATGGTGGTTCTTCTTGGGGAGAAAAGGTTGAAGCTGAGAATACCCCACGACCATCTGGGAAAGGAGAACAGTCAGGATCTTGGTCCTCATGGGGGAAACAGGTGAAAGAAGATGGTGGGGCTTCTTGGGGGGAAAAGGTGGAGAAAGATGGTGGGTCTTCTTGGGGGAAAAAGGTTGATGAACCCGAGGATAAGCCTCACCAGTCTGGGAATGGAGAGCAGCCAGGATCTTGGTCCTCATGGGGTAAAAAGGTGGAAAAAGATGGTGGTTCTTGGGACGGGCCTAAACAGTCAAATTCTGAGTCGTCTTGGGGAAAAACTACTAAAGGTGGTGGATTTGGTTCAGCGGCTGCTGAAGGCAATAGAAGGGTTGACCAGTTAGTTAATGGATGGAGCTCTAATATAAGCGGAGATGAACAGTTAAATGAACCAACTCGTGATGACGCTACAAAAGTTGGTGGTTGGAATTCTTCAACAGTTGGTGGTTGGAATTCTCAGAAGGTTGGTGTTGAAGAGAGTGATAAGCAACCTCAGTGGGGTCAGCGCAGACGTAATACAAGAGGagattttagggataattcacgAGGTTGGGGCTCTTCTAGTGGTGGAGAGTGGAAGGGCAACCGGCCTGCAAGATCAGCTGATGACTCCAATAGAGGTGGGAATTTTACAGCAACAAGGCAAAGGATGGATATATTCACAGCAGAGGAACAAGACATACTTTCAAATGTTGATCCTATTATGCTGAATATCAGAAGAATAATGCATCAGACAGG GTACAATGATGGTGACCCATTATCTGCTGATGACCAGTCATATATCATTGACACTGTTCTCAATTACCATCCGGATAAAGCTGTCAAGATGGGAGCTGGTCTTGATTATATCACG GTTAGCAAACATACCGAGTTCCAGGACAGTAGATGCTTCTACGTTGTTTCTACTGATGGTGCTAAGCAAGATTTCTCCACCCGGAAATGTCTGGAGAACTTCATCAGGTCAAAGTATCCTGATAAGGCTGAGACTTTCAATGGCAAGTATTTCAAAAAGCCTCAACCTCGCAGCACTAGAAATGCATCTCCATCTCCATCTCCATCAGTTGGTTGA